A window from Triticum aestivum cultivar Chinese Spring chromosome 6D, IWGSC CS RefSeq v2.1, whole genome shotgun sequence encodes these proteins:
- the LOC123145361 gene encoding protein trichome birefringence-like 19 — protein MKSHQSKSVSSSPKRSAAFAAPVAFLLVLVLVTLYDLTFADRRYLRIHGAASSSSASPACDLTRGEWVQDAAEAPYYTNLTCPFIDDHQNCMKFGKPSLEFLRWRWRPDGCELPRFDAARFLEAMRGKSMAFVGDSLARNHFKSLLCLLSRVAQPVEVGGESEIDPTGRAVRRDYYYGSHDFTASLFWSPFLVKANLSNATLGMWDVHLDTPDARWAAHLAGFDHVVLSGTNWFLRPSVYYKGGRAVACNGGASCVNGNVTAEMTVPRALRAAFRTALGAVAASEGFRGKAVLRTVTPAHFEGGEWNTGGDCVRTHPYRRGDRALGAFEAEYRSAQVEALRETKAAATTRRNGAEAELVLMDITEAMDLRPDGHPSRYGHRPGGSVEGSFVVDCLHWCLPGPIDLWSELLAQMLLG, from the exons ATGAAGTCCCACCAGAGCAAGAGCGTCTCGTCTTCTCCGAAACGCTCCGCCGCCTTTGCCGCGCCGGTGGCCTTCCTGCTCGTCCTGGTGCTCGTCACGCTCTACGACTTGACCTTCGCCGACCGCCGTTACCTGCGCATACATGGCGCCGCTTCCTCGTCGTCGGCGTCTCCGGCATGCGACCTCACGCGGGGCGAGTGGGTGCAGGACGCCGCGGAGGCGCCATACTACACGAACCTGACGTGCCCCTTCATCGACGACCACCAGAACTGCATGAAGTTCGGCAAGCCGAGCCTCGAATTCCTgcgctggaggtggcggccggacgGCTGCGAGCTCCCCCGCTTCGACGCCGCGCGGTTCCTGGAGGCCATGAGGGGCAAGTCCATGGCCTTCGTCGGGGACTCCCTCGCCAGGAACCACTTCAAGTCCCTGCTCTGCCTCCTGTCCAGG GTGGCGCAGCCAGTGGAGGTCGGGGGTGAGTCGGAGATCGACCCGACGGGGAGGGCCGTCCGGCGGGACTACTACTacggcagccacgacttcaccgccTCCCTCTTCTGGTCGCCCTTCCTGGTCAAGGCCAACTTGTCGAACGCCACGCTCGGCATGTGGGACGTGCACCTCGACACGCCGGACGCCCGGTGGGCGGCGCACCTCGCCGGCTTCGACCACGTCGTCCTGTCCGGCACCAACTGGTTCCTGCGCCCCTCGGTGTACTACAAGGGCGGGCGCGCCGTCGCGTGCAACGGCGGCGCGAGCTGCGTCAACGGGAACGTGACGGCCGAGATGACCGTGCCCCGCGCCCTGCGCGCGGCGTTCCGGACGGCTCTCGGCGCCGTCGCCGCCAGCGAGGGGTTCCGCGGCAAGGCGGTGCTCCGGACGGTGACGCCCGCGCACTTCGAGGGCGGCGAGTGGAACACCGGCGGCGACTGCGTCCGCACGCACCCGTACCGCCGCGGCGACCGCGCCCTGGGCGCCTTCGAGGCCGAGTATCGCAGCGCGCAG GTCGAGGCGCTGCGGgagacgaaggcggcggcgacgacgaggaggaacgGCGCGGAGGCGGAGCTGGTGCTGATGGACATCACGGAGGCGATGGACCTGCGGCCGGACGGTCACCCGAGCCGGTACGGGCACCGGCCGGGCGGGAGCGTGGAGGGCAGCTTCGTGGTGGACTGCCTGCACTGGTGCCTGCCGGGGCCGATCGACCTCTGGAGCGAGCTGCTGGCCCAGATGCTCCTGGGTTGA